From a single Alloactinosynnema sp. L-07 genomic region:
- a CDS encoding WD40 repeat domain-containing protein has translation MASQLEYRHSLKNLMAWAGYRTLQQLQAGAERRGVPMPSSTANRALNADKLPTADFVCRFVAACGGDVARWIDVRDRLVDRRYAVDQPPTTDDDPAGEVCPYPGLAPFQTTQAEWYFGRERVVADLVTRLTERLDDRSPLFVVGPSGVGKSSLLRAGLVPALQQGRFPGSRTWRHLVMTPTAHPVRELTRQVATMFDTEQADVEDRLRQAPDRLWPTDETVVVVVDQFEELFTHCADEAERALFVSALRSPAVVVLALRADFYGHCTAYPEFVSALRRGHLPLGAMSAAELRAVIEKPAAAVGMTVENGLAELMLAELGAEDVQDGRRYEPGALPLLSHSLFATWQQRDGNALTLAGYRLTGGLRGAIAASAENAFQRLDDHSQAAAKRLLLRMIQIGDGTDDTRLGPDRARLVGETDDPTADESVLEALAGARLVTLSANRAEIAHDIVLRAWPRLRAWIDGDRTRLLVRQRVADAARQWDREGRHDSDLYRQPRLGASSQWVNPSDPDLLPTTREFLTESVRREHSQRRVRRRRGLLAVGLTVAVAIAAAVAVESYQDASRQRDIAAAQVAAYEAIALRSGDADLAGQVSLAAFRMAPVAETRGSLISGLVTPNPTQLSTGNATDAVRSVAFSADGRVLAASKGSVILRFDVADPLNPKRLPNLEGHAKTVRSLAYRPDNQWIAATGEDGAVLLWDLATPAVPIPVANHANQAYTVVFGDRGNLLASASLDTTTRLWDVRDPRNPSLLTTITHPHAVFGVAISPDGRLLATAGQSDTVRLWDITEPREPRQLSHLVRHSGYVNTVGFAPDGRTLVSTGTDATARLWDITDPRRPVHLAVLTGHTAPVHGAAFSPDGHALVTTSVDVTARLWDITDPARPTVVAAPLTGHTDNVYSASFHPDGHTLATGSHDRTVKTWETDVERVAARVCAPTRPRMTSQDWAQYFPGYHFTPPCP, from the coding sequence GTGGCAAGTCAGCTGGAATACCGTCACAGCCTCAAGAACCTGATGGCGTGGGCCGGATACCGGACGCTCCAACAACTCCAGGCGGGCGCGGAGCGGCGCGGGGTGCCCATGCCATCGTCCACGGCGAACCGAGCGCTCAACGCGGACAAGCTGCCCACCGCCGATTTCGTCTGCCGGTTCGTGGCCGCGTGCGGCGGTGACGTCGCGCGCTGGATCGACGTGCGGGACCGGCTCGTCGACCGGCGGTACGCGGTGGACCAGCCGCCAACCACAGACGACGACCCAGCAGGCGAAGTCTGCCCATACCCCGGCTTGGCCCCGTTCCAGACCACGCAGGCGGAGTGGTACTTCGGCCGGGAGCGCGTGGTAGCCGATCTGGTCACGCGCCTCACCGAGCGGCTTGACGACCGGTCGCCGCTGTTCGTGGTCGGGCCATCGGGGGTGGGCAAGTCGTCGCTGCTCCGGGCGGGACTTGTCCCGGCACTTCAGCAAGGCCGGTTCCCCGGCTCCCGAACGTGGCGGCACCTGGTGATGACGCCGACCGCGCACCCAGTTCGGGAGTTGACGCGGCAAGTGGCCACGATGTTCGACACGGAGCAGGCCGACGTCGAGGATCGGCTGCGGCAGGCTCCCGACCGGCTGTGGCCCACCGACGAGACCGTGGTCGTGGTCGTCGACCAGTTCGAGGAGCTGTTCACCCACTGCGCCGACGAGGCGGAACGCGCGCTGTTCGTGTCCGCGCTGCGCTCCCCCGCCGTCGTCGTGCTGGCCCTGCGCGCCGACTTCTATGGACACTGCACGGCCTATCCGGAGTTCGTCTCGGCCCTGCGACGCGGTCATCTCCCGCTCGGCGCGATGAGTGCCGCCGAACTGCGGGCCGTGATCGAGAAGCCCGCGGCCGCGGTCGGCATGACGGTCGAGAACGGGTTGGCCGAGCTGATGCTGGCCGAGCTGGGCGCCGAGGACGTCCAGGACGGGCGGCGCTACGAGCCTGGTGCTCTCCCGCTGCTGTCGCACTCGCTGTTCGCGACCTGGCAACAACGTGACGGCAATGCCCTGACCCTGGCAGGCTATCGGCTCACCGGCGGCCTGCGCGGCGCTATCGCCGCCAGCGCCGAGAACGCCTTCCAACGGCTCGATGACCACAGCCAGGCGGCCGCCAAGCGGCTGCTGCTGCGAATGATCCAGATCGGCGACGGCACCGACGACACCCGGCTCGGCCCCGACCGGGCACGACTGGTCGGCGAGACCGACGACCCGACCGCGGACGAGTCGGTGCTGGAGGCCCTCGCCGGAGCCCGCCTGGTCACCTTGAGCGCGAACCGCGCGGAGATCGCCCACGACATCGTGCTGCGCGCGTGGCCGCGGCTGCGCGCCTGGATCGACGGCGACCGCACCAGGCTGCTGGTCCGCCAGCGAGTCGCCGACGCCGCGCGGCAATGGGACCGGGAGGGCCGCCACGACTCGGACCTCTACCGCCAACCGAGACTGGGCGCGTCCAGCCAGTGGGTGAACCCCTCCGACCCGGACTTGCTCCCCACTACGCGCGAGTTCCTCACCGAGTCCGTCCGGCGCGAACACAGTCAGCGCCGCGTCCGACGACGACGCGGGCTGCTCGCCGTCGGTCTCACGGTGGCGGTCGCGATCGCCGCCGCGGTGGCCGTCGAGTCCTATCAGGACGCATCCCGGCAACGCGACATCGCCGCGGCCCAGGTCGCCGCGTACGAGGCGATCGCCCTGCGGAGTGGCGACGCCGACCTGGCGGGTCAGGTCAGTCTCGCCGCGTTCCGCATGGCGCCCGTCGCCGAGACCCGGGGCAGCCTCATCAGCGGCCTGGTCACCCCGAACCCGACGCAGCTCTCCACGGGCAACGCGACAGACGCCGTTCGCTCTGTCGCGTTCAGCGCGGACGGCCGCGTCCTCGCCGCGAGCAAGGGCTCGGTCATCCTTCGGTTCGACGTCGCCGACCCACTGAACCCGAAGCGGCTGCCGAACCTTGAGGGACACGCCAAAACGGTGCGCTCACTCGCGTACCGCCCGGACAACCAGTGGATCGCCGCCACCGGCGAAGACGGCGCGGTGCTGCTCTGGGACCTCGCCACTCCGGCGGTCCCGATACCCGTCGCCAACCACGCGAACCAGGCCTACACGGTCGTGTTCGGCGATCGCGGGAACCTCCTGGCGTCCGCGAGCCTGGACACGACGACCCGCCTGTGGGACGTCCGCGACCCCCGAAACCCCAGCCTCCTCACCACGATCACCCACCCACACGCCGTCTTCGGCGTCGCGATCAGCCCCGACGGCCGCTTGCTCGCCACCGCCGGACAGAGCGACACCGTGCGCCTCTGGGACATCACCGAACCCCGCGAGCCGCGCCAGCTCAGCCACCTTGTCCGACACTCCGGCTACGTCAACACGGTCGGTTTCGCCCCGGACGGCCGAACCCTGGTGAGCACCGGCACCGACGCGACAGCCAGGCTCTGGGACATCACCGACCCGCGGCGACCGGTCCACTTGGCCGTGCTGACCGGGCACACGGCCCCCGTGCACGGGGCCGCCTTCAGCCCCGACGGCCACGCGCTGGTGACCACCAGCGTCGACGTCACCGCCCGGCTCTGGGACATCACCGACCCGGCCCGCCCCACGGTCGTCGCCGCCCCGCTCACCGGCCACACCGACAATGTCTACTCGGCGTCCTTCCATCCCGACGGGCACACCCTGGCCACGGGCAGCCACGACCGGACGGTCAAGACCTGGGAGACCGACGTCGAGCGCGTCGCCGCCCGCGTCTGCGCCCCGACCCGACCCCGGATGACGAGCCAGGACTGGGCCCAGTACTTCCCCGGCTACCACTTCACACCACCCTGCCCTTGA
- a CDS encoding type VII secretion protein EccE: protein MTEPRAATPDTPLGTPTPVRLPSSGAAINHPAIDPAHHPQAAIHPAMASAHQAHPTPGHQPAVHQPHTTAPPPRRPTATGPADQADATAGPAHQTHAAACLPHPSQATIDIPHPFQATSRPHQTHPTIGRPYLDATTGQTHQPPATASPPHPSHATVGPAHQAHATTGFPHQAQATTGQAHQAHPTTGPAQAHATAGLPHPSHATTGQSHQAHGTVGLTRQPVIGQASGHGHAARTHQAAARDAAFAAPTTAPLGAPAATGGQPAWTTPAPPADTNRPTRSPAPPDADRPNPIRRLLGEITALRIMCWQLVLIAAVLVVGEPWYVIAAVAVASLLVLALTAVRRRGRWLHEWVMAWSTYLARRRVCELSTDAGPALLRHLSPESTGINATVNGEPVFMVSQPTGLTAVLLPRSTARDLTKAIPPPEDLLPPTDEQALAFAVRVVHHAGVKRDRPPRVWIALQALRTVDAHRDAEVTLALGNAIRRAHRQLRRDGLPTRTLAEPELLGTLAALSHTNSGRGQVQEHWHHWRSGTIRQATFRLTGWADLPPNVAGQLLRWLLTAAPGAAITVAITATRPPDRTDTVVEAALRVATMAVPTLTSATLELTRLARERGITLERLDGRHTTGVAATLPLGAL, encoded by the coding sequence GTGACCGAGCCCCGCGCAGCCACCCCCGACACCCCCCTCGGCACGCCGACGCCGGTACGCCTGCCCTCCTCGGGCGCGGCGATCAACCACCCGGCCATCGACCCGGCACACCATCCACAGGCAGCCATCCACCCGGCCATGGCTTCTGCCCACCAAGCCCACCCGACGCCCGGCCACCAACCCGCCGTCCACCAGCCCCACACGACCGCGCCCCCGCCCCGCCGACCCACCGCGACCGGCCCAGCCGATCAAGCCGACGCGACCGCAGGCCCAGCCCACCAAACCCACGCCGCCGCCTGCCTGCCCCACCCATCCCAGGCCACCATCGACATACCTCACCCATTCCAGGCCACCAGTCGGCCCCATCAAACCCATCCGACCATCGGCAGGCCATACCTCGACGCGACCACCGGCCAGACCCACCAACCCCCGGCGACCGCCAGCCCGCCCCACCCATCCCACGCGACCGTCGGCCCAGCCCATCAAGCCCACGCGACCACCGGCTTCCCCCATCAAGCCCAAGCGACCACCGGCCAGGCCCACCAAGCCCACCCGACCACCGGCCCGGCCCAAGCCCACGCGACCGCCGGCCTGCCCCACCCATCCCACGCGACCACCGGCCAGTCCCATCAAGCCCACGGGACCGTCGGCCTTACTCGGCAGCCGGTCATCGGTCAGGCGAGCGGCCACGGCCACGCCGCCCGTACCCACCAGGCCGCCGCCCGCGACGCCGCGTTCGCCGCCCCCACTACCGCGCCCCTCGGCGCACCCGCCGCCACGGGCGGGCAGCCTGCCTGGACCACCCCAGCCCCTCCAGCAGACACCAACCGCCCCACCCGCTCACCCGCCCCGCCCGACGCCGACCGCCCGAATCCGATTCGGCGACTCCTCGGCGAGATCACCGCTCTGCGGATCATGTGCTGGCAGCTCGTCCTCATCGCCGCGGTGCTGGTCGTCGGCGAACCCTGGTACGTGATCGCCGCCGTCGCGGTCGCCTCGCTGCTGGTCCTGGCTCTCACCGCGGTCCGCCGCCGCGGCCGGTGGCTGCACGAGTGGGTGATGGCGTGGTCGACCTACCTGGCCCGCCGCCGCGTCTGCGAGCTGTCCACCGACGCAGGCCCGGCACTCCTGCGCCATCTGTCCCCCGAGTCGACCGGGATCAACGCGACGGTCAACGGGGAGCCGGTGTTCATGGTCAGCCAGCCGACCGGGCTCACCGCCGTCCTGCTGCCGCGTTCCACGGCGCGGGATCTGACCAAGGCGATCCCTCCGCCGGAGGACCTGCTGCCACCCACCGACGAGCAGGCCCTCGCCTTCGCCGTGCGGGTGGTCCACCACGCGGGCGTCAAGCGGGACCGGCCACCGCGGGTCTGGATCGCGCTCCAAGCCCTGCGGACGGTCGACGCGCACCGCGACGCCGAGGTCACTCTGGCCCTGGGCAACGCGATCCGCCGCGCACACCGGCAGCTCCGCCGCGACGGGCTGCCCACGCGGACGCTCGCCGAGCCCGAGTTGCTCGGCACCCTCGCCGCCCTCTCCCACACCAACTCCGGCCGCGGCCAAGTCCAGGAACACTGGCACCACTGGCGCAGCGGCACGATCCGCCAGGCGACGTTCCGCCTGACCGGCTGGGCCGACCTGCCGCCCAACGTCGCGGGCCAGCTCCTGCGCTGGTTGCTCACCGCCGCCCCCGGGGCCGCCATCACGGTCGCCATCACCGCGACCCGCCCACCGGACCGAACCGACACCGTCGTCGAAGCCGCCCTTCGCGTGGCGACCATGGCCGTTCCCACGCTGACGAGCGCGACCCTCGAACTGACCCGCCTGGCCCGCGAACGCGGAATCACCCTGGAACGCCTGGACGGCCGACACACCACCGGGGTCGCGGCCACCCTTCCTCTTGGCGCCCTTTGA
- a CDS encoding TetR/AcrR family transcriptional regulator — protein sequence MARPSPALAHSLYLLWGHHPKPGRSGLTVSAIVRAGIEIADADGLDAVSMRKVADQLSVGAMSLYRHVPGKDDLTALMVDSVYGELYDNDVEAATRVGGWREAMKFVAARNWDLYERHPWLFDIRSSRPTLGPNLSRKYETELRPLDGIGLSDLEMDAALTLVLSHVDSAARAHRSTSRTQADSGMSDAEWWGVVAPVLEQVMVDEDLVLSGRVGSTVGAHFNATQSPEHALAFGLDTILDGIQVRIALAAPGSPTV from the coding sequence GTGGCGCGACCTTCCCCGGCCCTGGCGCACAGCCTCTACTTGTTGTGGGGCCATCACCCCAAGCCGGGCCGCTCCGGCCTCACGGTGTCCGCGATCGTCCGCGCGGGCATCGAGATCGCCGACGCCGACGGGCTCGACGCCGTCTCGATGCGCAAGGTGGCCGACCAGCTGAGCGTCGGCGCGATGTCGCTCTACCGGCACGTGCCTGGCAAGGACGACCTCACCGCGCTCATGGTCGACTCGGTCTACGGCGAGTTGTATGACAACGACGTCGAGGCCGCGACTCGGGTCGGTGGTTGGCGGGAGGCGATGAAATTCGTCGCCGCCCGGAACTGGGACCTCTACGAACGGCACCCGTGGCTGTTCGACATCCGCTCGTCCCGGCCGACCCTTGGGCCGAACCTCAGCCGCAAGTACGAAACCGAGCTACGGCCGCTCGACGGCATCGGTTTGTCCGACCTCGAGATGGACGCCGCGCTGACCCTGGTGCTGAGTCACGTCGACAGCGCGGCCCGCGCGCACCGGAGCACCTCCCGGACCCAAGCCGACTCCGGGATGTCCGACGCCGAGTGGTGGGGCGTGGTCGCGCCGGTCCTCGAACAGGTCATGGTCGACGAGGACCTTGTCCTGTCCGGCCGCGTCGGCAGCACGGTCGGCGCTCACTTCAACGCGACGCAGAGTCCTGAGCACGCGCTCGCGTTCGGTCTCGACACCATCCTCGACGGCATTCAGGTCCGGATAGCCTTGGCTGCTCCAGGCAGCCCAACTGTGTGA